Proteins from a single region of Streptomyces sp. HUAS 15-9:
- a CDS encoding DUF5947 family protein yields MTATSAPASGLRRFLTERPPRPERCGLCSVVVAEGEHRHLVDTEQRALVCACPSCFLLMERPGAGAGRFRPVPARYLSDPDHRLDDNAWDTLRIPVGVAFFFRNTALDRLVALYPSPAGATESELEPEAWTGVLAATELARLLEPDVEALLLRRTEARVECHLVPIDICYELVGRMRLLWQGFDGGAEARAALDAFFARVATLARPVGEEDRP; encoded by the coding sequence ATGACCGCGACGTCGGCCCCGGCGTCCGGCCTGCGCAGATTCCTCACCGAACGCCCGCCGCGGCCCGAACGGTGCGGACTGTGCTCGGTCGTCGTCGCCGAGGGAGAGCACCGCCACCTCGTGGACACCGAGCAGCGGGCGCTGGTGTGCGCCTGCCCGTCCTGCTTCCTGCTGATGGAGCGGCCGGGCGCCGGCGCGGGCCGCTTCCGGCCGGTCCCGGCCCGCTACCTCAGCGACCCCGACCACCGCCTCGACGACAACGCCTGGGACACACTGCGCATCCCGGTCGGTGTCGCCTTCTTCTTCCGCAACACCGCACTCGACCGGCTGGTGGCCCTCTACCCGAGCCCGGCCGGCGCCACCGAGAGCGAGCTCGAACCGGAGGCCTGGACGGGAGTCCTCGCCGCCACTGAACTCGCCCGGCTGCTCGAACCGGACGTCGAGGCACTCCTGCTGCGCCGCACCGAGGCCCGTGTCGAGTGCCATCTCGTACCGATCGACATCTGCTACGAACTGGTCGGGCGGATGCGCCTGTTGTGGCAGGGCTTCGACGGCGGGGCCGAGGCCCGCGCCGCCCTGGACGCGTTCTTCGCACGGGTCGCGACTCTCGCCCGGCCCGTCGGCGAGGAGGACCGGCCGTGA
- a CDS encoding ATP-binding protein: MMELPDLVAGGLAVGTLSAVALGGGLLRSRRQRAALRAQLTEIRARLDSAQQAFTAEVEHLAARRVPAAAQQLAHPHVVVPGPAGQQTAGTPAGIALEHTLTAVRAELTAQRTRIDAAAQAGLRGATREIQAALYRLQDALRGLQQRYDEPELTQTLFALDHENEQSLRRAQVAAVVCGAWVGLAREESHLVDAVTGAQARLAGYHRVRVHNHLEPGTALVSHAVEPVAIIVAELLDNALRHSASETDVVVDLEHVHHGVCVTVDDAGLGMTHDERARAQRIVAGTDPILLTDLGDPPRMGLAAIGQLTRQFDLGVDVSSPSPYGGVRAVLRVESHLLSHIDPVEQPPAASAPRSTRRSTAPEASAAPARAEAVRDRASAAPSRDAAHGYGTDHQDPAPAPGHQGPRDAGTLPQRRRRTRAAAPAAPAPRSPARRPFAVGS; encoded by the coding sequence ATGATGGAATTACCGGACCTGGTGGCCGGCGGTCTCGCCGTCGGCACGCTGTCCGCGGTCGCGCTCGGCGGCGGTCTGCTCCGGTCCCGGCGTCAACGAGCCGCGCTCCGCGCCCAGTTGACCGAGATACGGGCCCGTCTGGACAGCGCCCAGCAGGCGTTCACCGCCGAGGTCGAGCACCTCGCCGCGCGGCGCGTCCCGGCCGCCGCCCAGCAACTGGCGCACCCCCATGTCGTCGTGCCCGGCCCGGCAGGGCAGCAGACGGCCGGTACGCCCGCGGGGATCGCGCTCGAGCACACGCTCACCGCGGTGCGGGCCGAGCTGACGGCGCAGCGCACCCGGATCGACGCGGCCGCCCAGGCGGGCCTGCGCGGTGCCACCCGGGAGATCCAGGCGGCCCTGTACCGGCTGCAGGACGCCCTGCGCGGCCTCCAACAGAGGTACGACGAGCCCGAGTTGACGCAGACGCTGTTCGCGCTTGACCACGAGAACGAGCAGTCGCTGCGCCGGGCGCAGGTCGCCGCGGTGGTGTGCGGGGCCTGGGTGGGACTCGCCCGTGAGGAGTCCCATCTGGTGGACGCGGTGACGGGCGCTCAGGCCCGGCTCGCAGGCTACCACCGGGTCCGCGTCCACAACCATCTGGAGCCGGGCACCGCCCTGGTGTCGCACGCGGTCGAGCCGGTCGCCATCATCGTCGCCGAGCTCCTGGACAACGCGCTGCGGCACTCCGCGTCGGAGACCGACGTCGTGGTCGACCTGGAACACGTCCACCACGGGGTGTGCGTCACCGTCGACGACGCGGGCCTGGGCATGACGCACGACGAACGGGCCCGCGCCCAGCGGATAGTGGCCGGCACCGACCCCATCCTGCTCACCGACCTCGGTGACCCGCCCCGCATGGGGCTGGCCGCGATCGGGCAGCTGACCCGCCAGTTCGACCTGGGCGTCGATGTCTCCTCCCCCTCACCGTACGGCGGTGTGCGCGCGGTGCTGCGCGTGGAGAGCCATCTGCTCAGTCACATCGACCCGGTCGAGCAGCCGCCGGCGGCCAGCGCCCCGCGCTCGACGCGCAGGAGCACCGCGCCCGAGGCCTCGGCGGCGCCGGCGCGGGCAGAGGCCGTACGGGACCGAGCGTCCGCCGCGCCGAGCCGCGACGCCGCCCACGGGTACGGCACCGATCACCAGGACCCCGCCCCGGCACCGGGTCACCAGGGGCCGCGGGACGCGGGCACTCTTCCGCAGCGGCGGCGCCGTACCCGGGCCGCGGCTCCCGCCGCACCCGCGCCGCGCAGTCCGGCCCGCCGCCCGTTCGCGGTCGGCTCGTAG
- a CDS encoding DUF6084 family protein, translating to MTALSFACTGVRADRYAAGPTLVFRLRITKPDDEPVHALLLNCQLRIEPARRGYDGAEAEALSDLFGERSRWGSTLQPVQFAQVPLMVTGFTRETEVDLVVPCTYDMDIAATRYLDALSGGEVPLLMLFSGTAFTGQGGFRVEPVPWDREATFRMPVATWREMVEQHFPGCAWIRLPRDTMVALLAFRSRRALPSWEATVRALLDETRSASVTGAVITGRTAS from the coding sequence GTGACCGCACTGTCCTTCGCCTGCACCGGCGTACGCGCGGACCGCTACGCCGCCGGACCCACCCTGGTGTTCCGGCTGCGCATCACCAAACCCGACGACGAACCGGTGCACGCCCTCCTGCTGAACTGCCAGCTCCGCATCGAGCCCGCCAGGCGCGGCTACGACGGTGCCGAGGCCGAGGCGCTCAGCGACCTCTTCGGCGAGCGCTCCCGGTGGGGCAGCACCCTCCAGCCGGTGCAGTTCGCACAGGTCCCGCTCATGGTCACGGGCTTCACCCGGGAGACCGAGGTGGACCTGGTGGTGCCCTGCACCTACGACATGGACATCGCCGCGACCCGCTACCTCGACGCCCTGAGCGGCGGCGAGGTACCGCTGCTGATGCTCTTCTCCGGTACCGCCTTCACCGGACAGGGCGGCTTCCGCGTCGAACCCGTCCCCTGGGACCGGGAGGCGACGTTCCGGATGCCCGTCGCGACCTGGCGCGAGATGGTCGAGCAGCACTTCCCCGGCTGCGCCTGGATCCGGCTGCCCCGCGACACCATGGTCGCCCTGCTCGCCTTCCGCTCACGCAGGGCACTGCCGTCCTGGGAGGCGACCGTACGGGCCCTGCTGGACGAGACCCGGAGTGCGTCCGTCACCGGCGCCGTCATCACCGGAAGGACCGCTTCGTGA
- a CDS encoding hydrogenase maturation protease, which produces MSHSPERGRDGRVLVAGIGNIFLGDDGFGVETVRVLAGRELPGRVEAVDIGVRGVHLAYQLLDGYDTLILVDATARGEAPGTLYVIEHDDIGAYGTEHAPLDGHRMTPDAVLALLGTLCAGTGGRPPRRTLVVGCEPACVEEGIGLSGPVSDAVPRAVRLIEELLAAPPEPGARPRTAEAVTLGETR; this is translated from the coding sequence ATGAGTCACTCCCCGGAGCGGGGCCGTGACGGCCGGGTTCTCGTCGCGGGCATCGGGAACATCTTCCTCGGCGACGACGGCTTCGGCGTGGAGACCGTGCGCGTCCTCGCGGGACGTGAACTCCCCGGCCGCGTCGAGGCCGTGGACATCGGAGTGCGGGGCGTGCACCTCGCCTACCAACTCCTCGACGGCTACGACACCCTGATCCTGGTGGACGCCACGGCCCGCGGCGAAGCCCCCGGCACCCTGTATGTGATCGAGCACGACGACATCGGCGCGTACGGCACGGAGCACGCCCCGCTCGACGGCCACCGGATGACCCCCGACGCCGTGCTCGCCCTGCTCGGCACCCTGTGCGCCGGAACCGGCGGCCGGCCCCCGCGCCGCACCCTGGTCGTGGGCTGCGAACCGGCCTGCGTGGAGGAGGGGATCGGTCTCAGCGGGCCGGTCTCCGACGCCGTACCGCGGGCCGTCCGGCTGATCGAAGAGCTACTGGCCGCGCCCCCGGAGCCCGGGGCGCGACCCCGGACCGCCGAAGCCGTCACCCTAGGAGAGACACGATGA
- a CDS encoding DUF6893 family small protein, with product MKKNIALGVLSAAIAALVVQSLPDIRRYLKISRM from the coding sequence ATGAAGAAGAACATCGCGCTCGGAGTGCTGTCCGCCGCCATCGCGGCCCTGGTCGTGCAGTCGCTGCCCGACATCAGGCGCTACCTGAAGATCAGCCGCATGTGA
- a CDS encoding enoyl-CoA hydratase-related protein produces MHILLVASAFNSLTQRVHAELRDRGHTVAVELALPGRSLARAVERHAPQLVLAPMLKTAIPREVWSARPCFIVHPGPVGDRGPSSLDWAVQEGVQHWGVTVLQAEEEMDAGAVWASVRCPVPPVSKSDLYRGEIADAALSAVLLAVDRFADGGHTPLRQDAGYTRPYLDQSVRRIDWAADSTETVVRKLRAADSQPGVLDVLLGDEWYLHGGHPEAGLHGAPGALLATRAGAICRATRDGAVWIPELRRRRVGGRPPTFKQSAVTALGDRLPPLPELSTSPALAGKNWADIRYREEGNVGFLSFSFPGGAMSTARCRRLLAAYREACARPTAVLVLGGQRDFFSNGIHLGVIEAAADPAAESWANINAIDDLVEAVLTTTDRLVVCAVGGNAAAGGVMLALAADEVWCRAGAVLNPHYRLMGLYGSEYWTYTLPRRVGPATAGRLMREALPMSAASAASLGLVDRVIDCGPGDFAAEVGALAVRLAVLPGTPSRIAAKKESLDRQESTEPLAAFRERELARMRRTFDDPGAPYHALRRAFVRKERPAGTPSHLAAGPARAAAGPDPSGAGITATDAAGVTGTDVVRVSSPPDHW; encoded by the coding sequence GTGCACATCCTGCTCGTGGCCAGCGCCTTCAACAGCCTCACCCAGCGCGTCCACGCCGAGCTGCGCGACCGCGGCCACACGGTCGCGGTGGAGCTCGCCCTGCCGGGCCGTTCGCTCGCGCGGGCCGTCGAGCGGCACGCCCCCCAACTGGTCCTGGCCCCGATGCTGAAGACGGCGATCCCCCGCGAGGTGTGGTCCGCCCGGCCCTGCTTCATCGTCCACCCGGGGCCGGTCGGGGACCGGGGCCCGTCCTCGCTCGACTGGGCCGTCCAGGAGGGCGTCCAGCACTGGGGAGTGACGGTTCTTCAGGCGGAGGAGGAGATGGACGCCGGCGCCGTGTGGGCGTCCGTGCGCTGCCCGGTCCCGCCGGTGTCCAAGAGCGACCTGTACCGGGGCGAGATCGCCGACGCCGCGCTGTCGGCCGTGCTGCTCGCCGTGGACCGTTTCGCCGACGGGGGGCACACCCCGCTGCGCCAGGACGCCGGGTACACCCGCCCGTACCTCGACCAGAGCGTGCGCCGGATCGACTGGGCGGCGGACTCCACCGAGACCGTCGTCCGCAAGCTCCGCGCCGCGGACTCGCAGCCCGGCGTGCTCGACGTCCTGCTCGGCGACGAGTGGTATCTGCACGGCGGCCACCCCGAGGCCGGACTCCACGGCGCCCCGGGAGCGCTGCTGGCCACCCGGGCGGGAGCGATCTGCCGGGCCACGAGGGACGGCGCCGTCTGGATCCCGGAGCTGCGGCGCCGACGCGTCGGGGGCCGGCCGCCCACGTTCAAGCAGTCGGCGGTGACGGCCCTCGGTGACCGACTGCCGCCCCTGCCGGAGCTGTCCACGTCACCGGCCCTGGCCGGGAAGAACTGGGCGGACATCCGCTACCGGGAGGAGGGGAACGTCGGTTTCCTGTCGTTCTCGTTCCCCGGCGGTGCCATGAGCACCGCGCGATGCCGGCGCCTGCTCGCCGCGTACCGCGAGGCGTGCGCACGCCCGACGGCCGTGCTGGTACTGGGCGGGCAGCGGGACTTCTTCTCCAACGGCATCCACCTGGGCGTCATCGAGGCCGCCGCCGACCCCGCCGCGGAGTCCTGGGCGAACATCAACGCCATCGACGACCTGGTCGAGGCGGTCCTGACGACCACCGACCGGCTCGTCGTCTGCGCCGTCGGGGGCAACGCCGCGGCCGGCGGCGTGATGCTCGCCCTGGCGGCCGACGAGGTGTGGTGCCGGGCCGGGGCGGTACTGAACCCGCACTACCGGCTGATGGGCCTGTACGGCTCCGAGTACTGGACGTACACGCTGCCCCGCAGGGTCGGCCCCGCCACGGCCGGCCGGCTCATGCGCGAGGCCCTGCCGATGAGCGCCGCGAGCGCCGCGAGCCTGGGTCTCGTCGACCGGGTGATCGACTGCGGGCCCGGGGACTTCGCCGCCGAAGTGGGTGCTCTGGCCGTCCGGCTGGCCGTGCTGCCGGGCACACCGTCCCGCATCGCCGCGAAGAAGGAGTCGCTCGACCGCCAGGAGAGCACCGAACCCCTCGCCGCGTTCCGGGAGCGGGAGCTGGCCCGCATGCGCCGGACCTTCGACGACCCGGGCGCCCCGTACCACGCGCTGCGCCGCGCGTTCGTCCGCAAGGAGCGGCCCGCGGGCACACCGTCGCACCTCGCCGCAGGCCCCGCCCGGGCAGCCGCGGGACCGGACCCGTCCGGGGCCGGCATCACTGCGACGGACGCCGCCGGCGTCACTGGAACGGACGTCGTCCGCGTCTCATCGCCACCGGACCACTGGTAG
- a CDS encoding hydrogenase expression protein HypE — protein sequence MTPATPDTAGTTHTAGAPADETPTIHILWINAGLSCDGDSVALTAAMQPSIEQIALGVLPGLPKIEVHWPLIDFECGPVGGADTFIEWFFKGERGEIDPFVLVVEGSVPNEAIKPEGYWCGFGDDPATGQPITTSEWIDRLAPKALAVVAIGTCATYGGIHAMEGNPTGAMGVPDYLGWDWKSKAGIPIVCVPGCPIQPDNFAETLTYLLYQAAGSAPMIPLDDKLRPSWLFGATVHEGCDRAGYYEQGDFASTYDSPKCLVKLGCWGPVVKCNVPKRGWMNGIGGCPNVGGICIACTMPGFPDKFMPFMDQPPGATFSTTASGAYGAVIRRLRSVTLHTVDKEPKWRHKGRKLTTGYRRPW from the coding sequence ATGACACCGGCGACGCCCGACACGGCCGGCACCACGCACACCGCGGGCGCGCCCGCCGACGAGACGCCCACGATCCACATCCTCTGGATCAACGCCGGACTGAGCTGCGACGGCGACTCGGTCGCGCTGACGGCCGCGATGCAGCCGAGCATCGAGCAGATCGCTCTCGGTGTGCTGCCCGGACTGCCGAAGATCGAGGTCCACTGGCCCCTGATCGACTTCGAATGCGGGCCGGTCGGCGGTGCCGACACGTTCATCGAGTGGTTCTTCAAGGGTGAGCGCGGCGAGATCGACCCCTTCGTGCTGGTCGTCGAGGGGTCCGTACCGAACGAGGCCATCAAGCCCGAGGGCTACTGGTGCGGCTTCGGCGACGACCCGGCCACCGGCCAGCCCATCACCACCAGCGAGTGGATCGACCGCCTCGCGCCCAAGGCCCTGGCCGTCGTCGCGATCGGCACCTGCGCCACGTACGGCGGCATCCACGCCATGGAGGGCAACCCGACCGGTGCCATGGGCGTGCCCGACTACCTCGGCTGGGACTGGAAGTCCAAGGCCGGCATCCCCATCGTGTGCGTCCCGGGCTGCCCGATCCAGCCCGACAACTTCGCCGAGACGCTCACTTATCTGCTCTACCAGGCGGCCGGCTCCGCCCCGATGATCCCACTGGACGACAAGCTCCGTCCGTCCTGGCTGTTCGGCGCCACCGTGCACGAGGGCTGCGACCGCGCCGGCTACTACGAACAGGGCGACTTCGCCTCGACGTACGACTCGCCCAAGTGCCTGGTCAAGCTCGGCTGCTGGGGCCCGGTCGTCAAGTGCAACGTGCCCAAACGGGGATGGATGAACGGCATCGGCGGCTGCCCGAACGTCGGCGGCATCTGCATCGCCTGCACCATGCCCGGCTTCCCCGACAAGTTCATGCCCTTCATGGACCAGCCCCCCGGCGCGACCTTCTCCACCACGGCGAGCGGAGCCTACGGAGCCGTGATCCGCAGGCTGCGCTCCGTCACGCTCCACACCGTCGACAAAGAGCCGAAGTGGCGCCACAAGGGCCGCAAGCTCACCACCGGATACCGGCGTCCGTGGTGA
- the hypB gene encoding hydrogenase nickel incorporation protein HypB translates to MCRVLDLQQAVLAHNDEAAHALRAELTARGTTVVNLLSSPGSGKTALLEHELTLARERSVPVAALTADLATENDAARLARSGVPVKQVLTDGLCHLEAQMLARHLDGWLPEPTRLLFVENVGNLVCPASYDLGEALRVVLASVTEGEDKPLKYPTAFGLAHLVVVTKTDIAEAVGFDEAAFRANVERVNPGVEVLLTSVRGNQGLGALLDRALAAAEGAPPHSPVMARQPHHHHHHDHATAPSRS, encoded by the coding sequence ATGTGCCGTGTGCTCGATCTGCAACAGGCGGTCCTCGCCCACAACGACGAGGCCGCGCACGCCCTGCGCGCCGAACTGACAGCCCGCGGCACGACGGTCGTCAACCTGCTCTCCAGCCCCGGCAGCGGCAAGACCGCTTTGCTGGAGCACGAGTTGACGCTGGCGCGCGAGCGGTCCGTGCCGGTCGCGGCGCTCACAGCCGACCTCGCCACCGAGAACGACGCGGCACGGCTGGCGCGTTCGGGCGTCCCGGTCAAGCAGGTCCTCACCGACGGGCTGTGCCACCTGGAGGCCCAGATGCTCGCCCGGCACCTGGACGGATGGCTGCCCGAGCCGACCCGGCTGCTGTTCGTGGAGAACGTGGGCAACCTGGTCTGTCCCGCCTCCTACGACCTCGGGGAGGCGCTCCGCGTCGTACTGGCCTCCGTGACGGAGGGCGAGGACAAGCCGCTGAAGTACCCCACCGCCTTCGGCCTGGCCCATCTGGTCGTGGTCACCAAGACCGACATCGCCGAGGCGGTCGGCTTCGACGAGGCCGCCTTCCGCGCGAACGTCGAGCGGGTCAATCCCGGTGTCGAGGTGCTGCTGACCTCGGTGCGCGGCAACCAGGGGCTCGGCGCCCTGCTGGACCGGGCCCTGGCGGCCGCGGAGGGCGCCCCGCCGCACAGTCCCGTGATGGCCCGTCAGCCCCATCACCACCATCACCACGACCACGCCACGGCCCCGTCCCGATCGTGA
- a CDS encoding nickel-dependent hydrogenase large subunit, producing MTPKTKAAGDGSGLMEMSWDPITRIVGSLGIHTKIDFKQKRVAECYSTSSVFRGYSVFMRGKDPRDAHFITSRICGICGDNHATCSVYTQNMAYGVKPPHLGEWVINLGEAAEYMFDHNIFQENLVGVDYCEKMVKETNPGVLELAERTEAPHAAEHGYRTIADIMRSLNPLEGEFYREALQVSRYTREMFCLMEGRHVHPSTLYPGGVGTNASVQLFTDYLSRLMRYVEFMKRVVPLHDDLFDFFYEAMPGYEEVGRRRVLLGCWGALNDPEYCDFTYANMTDWGRRMFVTPGIVVDGKLITTDLTQINLGIRILLGSSYYEDWEGKDLFVTHDPLGNPVDPRHPWNQHTIPAPQKRDFDDKYSWVMSPRWFDGKDHLALDTGGGPIARLWTTALAGLVDTGGVKSTGHSVIINLPRTMTKPETTFEWKIPQWSNALERNRARTYFQAYTAALALHFAEQALDEVRAGRTQTWEKFEVPDESIGVGFTEAVRGVLSHHMVIRDGKIANYHPYPPTPWNASVRDSYGTPGPYEDAVQNTPIFEENSPENFKGIDIMRTVRSFDPCLPCGVHMYVGGGRTVQKMHVPTGLSGLGG from the coding sequence ATGACCCCGAAGACCAAGGCGGCCGGCGACGGCAGCGGCCTGATGGAGATGTCCTGGGACCCGATCACCCGGATCGTGGGCAGCCTGGGCATCCATACGAAGATCGACTTCAAGCAGAAGCGGGTCGCCGAGTGCTACAGCACCTCGTCGGTCTTCCGCGGCTACAGCGTCTTCATGCGGGGCAAGGACCCGCGCGACGCCCACTTCATCACCAGCCGCATCTGCGGCATCTGCGGCGACAACCACGCCACCTGCTCGGTGTACACGCAGAACATGGCCTACGGCGTGAAGCCCCCGCACCTCGGCGAGTGGGTCATCAACCTCGGCGAGGCCGCCGAGTACATGTTCGACCACAACATCTTCCAGGAGAACCTGGTCGGGGTCGACTACTGCGAGAAGATGGTCAAGGAGACCAACCCCGGCGTCCTCGAACTCGCCGAGCGCACCGAGGCCCCGCACGCCGCGGAGCACGGCTACCGCACCATCGCCGACATCATGCGGTCCCTCAACCCCCTCGAGGGCGAGTTCTACCGTGAGGCGCTCCAGGTCAGCCGCTACACCCGCGAGATGTTCTGCCTGATGGAGGGTCGCCACGTCCACCCCTCCACGCTCTACCCCGGCGGCGTCGGCACCAACGCCTCCGTCCAGCTCTTCACGGACTACCTCAGCCGTCTGATGCGCTACGTCGAGTTCATGAAGCGGGTCGTCCCGCTCCACGACGACCTCTTCGACTTCTTCTACGAGGCCATGCCCGGCTACGAGGAGGTCGGCCGCCGCCGGGTCCTGCTCGGCTGCTGGGGAGCGCTCAACGACCCCGAGTACTGCGACTTCACCTACGCCAACATGACCGACTGGGGCCGGCGGATGTTCGTCACCCCCGGCATCGTCGTCGACGGCAAGCTGATCACCACCGACCTCACCCAGATCAACCTGGGCATCCGCATCCTGCTGGGCAGCTCGTACTACGAGGACTGGGAGGGCAAGGACCTCTTCGTCACCCACGACCCGCTCGGCAACCCGGTCGACCCGCGCCACCCCTGGAACCAGCACACCATCCCGGCCCCGCAGAAGCGGGACTTCGACGACAAGTACAGCTGGGTCATGTCCCCGCGCTGGTTCGACGGCAAGGACCACCTCGCCCTGGACACCGGCGGCGGCCCCATCGCCCGCCTGTGGACCACCGCCCTGGCCGGACTCGTCGACACCGGCGGCGTCAAGTCCACCGGCCACAGCGTGATCATCAACCTGCCGCGCACCATGACCAAGCCCGAGACCACCTTCGAGTGGAAGATCCCGCAGTGGAGCAACGCGCTCGAACGCAACCGCGCGCGCACCTACTTCCAGGCCTACACCGCCGCCCTCGCCCTGCACTTCGCCGAACAGGCCCTGGACGAGGTCCGCGCCGGACGCACCCAGACCTGGGAGAAGTTCGAGGTCCCCGACGAGAGCATCGGCGTCGGCTTCACCGAGGCGGTCCGCGGTGTCCTCTCCCACCACATGGTGATCCGCGACGGCAAGATCGCCAACTACCACCCCTACCCGCCCACCCCGTGGAACGCCAGCGTCCGGGACTCCTACGGCACACCCGGCCCGTACGAGGACGCCGTGCAGAACACCCCTATCTTCGAGGAGAACTCCCCGGAGAACTTCAAGGGCATCGACATCATGCGCACCGTGCGCAGCTTCGACCCCTGTCTGCCCTGCGGTGTCCACATGTACGTCGGCGGCGGCAGGACCGTGCAGAAGATGCACGTGCCCACCGGCCTGAGCGGACTGGGCGGATGA
- a CDS encoding hydrogenase maturation nickel metallochaperone HypA/HybF yields MHEMSIALAVIGQVEEAAERAGDVTAVRSVRLEVGELAGVVADSLSFCFELACVGTVLEGAELVTDTVPGRARCAPCAHEWAVGMPPSLTCPRCAGGTTELLSGRELRVTSVRWDDGGAPAATREPIVEER; encoded by the coding sequence ATGCACGAGATGTCCATCGCGCTGGCGGTGATCGGACAGGTGGAGGAAGCGGCCGAGCGGGCCGGGGACGTCACCGCCGTGCGTTCGGTGCGCCTCGAGGTGGGTGAACTCGCCGGTGTCGTGGCCGACTCCCTGTCCTTCTGCTTCGAACTGGCCTGTGTCGGCACCGTCCTCGAGGGCGCCGAACTGGTCACCGACACCGTCCCGGGGCGGGCGCGCTGCGCACCCTGCGCGCACGAATGGGCCGTCGGCATGCCGCCCTCGCTGACCTGCCCGCGGTGCGCCGGCGGGACCACCGAGCTGCTGTCGGGCCGTGAACTGCGCGTCACCAGCGTGCGGTGGGACGACGGCGGCGCACCCGCGGCCACCCGCGAACCGATCGTCGAGGAGCGCTGA
- a CDS encoding cytochrome P450 family protein, translating into MTVTDRIAIDPFGADIPAESARLRALGPIVPVELPGGIPAWAPTGYDVLKELILDPQVSKDPRLHWRLFPEIGANPSWAWILGWVGVVNMLSTYGPDHTRLRKLVAPSFTVRRTEAMRPRVEAITAELLEALEAAGADGETVDVREALAHPLPMRLICELFGVPEEMREDTAELIAAIMDTSDPSPEHATWVQERIGAVLGGLIAYKVEQPGDDMTTELIRVRDEDGDRLSDEELLYTLLLVIGAGFETTVNLIGNAVVALLRDPGQLAAVRSGAVSWDAVIDETLRLHPSIASLPLRFAVGDLKVGDVTVPAGDAIITTYAAAGLDPEHYGPEAGVFDASRAADDHLSFGIGVHRCIGAPLARVEALTALPALFGRFPDLRLAATDDELRQVRSFIAFGWREIPVRLRG; encoded by the coding sequence GTGACCGTGACCGACCGCATCGCCATCGACCCGTTCGGCGCCGACATCCCCGCCGAGAGCGCCCGGCTGCGCGCGCTCGGCCCGATCGTGCCCGTCGAACTGCCCGGCGGCATCCCCGCCTGGGCCCCCACCGGCTACGACGTCCTCAAGGAACTGATCCTCGATCCCCAGGTCAGCAAGGATCCCCGGCTGCACTGGCGGCTGTTTCCCGAGATCGGCGCGAACCCCTCCTGGGCCTGGATCCTGGGCTGGGTCGGCGTGGTCAACATGCTCTCCACGTACGGCCCCGACCACACCCGGCTGCGCAAGCTGGTGGCGCCGAGCTTCACCGTGCGGCGCACCGAGGCGATGCGGCCGCGGGTGGAGGCCATCACCGCGGAGCTGCTGGAAGCCCTGGAGGCCGCGGGCGCCGACGGCGAGACGGTCGATGTACGCGAGGCGCTCGCTCATCCGCTGCCGATGCGGCTGATCTGTGAACTGTTCGGTGTGCCCGAGGAGATGCGGGAGGACACCGCCGAGCTCATCGCGGCGATCATGGACACCTCGGACCCGAGCCCGGAGCACGCCACGTGGGTGCAGGAGCGGATCGGCGCGGTGCTGGGCGGGCTGATCGCGTACAAGGTCGAGCAGCCGGGCGACGACATGACCACGGAGCTGATCCGGGTCCGGGACGAGGACGGCGACCGGCTCAGCGACGAGGAGCTGCTCTACACGCTGCTGCTGGTGATCGGCGCCGGTTTCGAGACCACGGTCAACCTCATCGGCAACGCGGTCGTCGCCCTGCTGCGCGACCCCGGGCAGCTGGCGGCCGTCCGCTCCGGTGCCGTCTCCTGGGACGCCGTGATCGACGAGACGCTGCGGTTGCACCCCTCCATCGCCTCGCTCCCGCTGCGCTTCGCGGTCGGCGACCTGAAGGTCGGGGACGTCACGGTTCCGGCCGGGGACGCGATCATCACGACGTACGCCGCCGCCGGACTGGATCCCGAGCACTACGGGCCCGAGGCCGGTGTCTTCGACGCCTCGCGGGCGGCCGACGACCATCTCTCCTTCGGCATCGGCGTGCACCGCTGCATCGGCGCGCCGCTCGCCCGGGTGGAGGCGCTGACCGCGCTGCCCGCGCTGTTCGGCCGGTTCCCGGATCTGCGGCTGGCCGCCACGGACGACGAGCTGCGGCAGGTGCGGTCCTTCATCGCCTTCGGCTGGCGGGAGATTCCGGTCCGGCTGCGGGGCTGA